One genomic region from Athalia rosae chromosome 3, iyAthRosa1.1, whole genome shotgun sequence encodes:
- the LOC105693188 gene encoding uncharacterized protein LOC105693188, whose product MRFASLLLFTILLIVSSVRGSDYSSATRPAEACPKENCLTRNKCELTSNGPVCANKGHTCCSVVKDEFRTHCRHHGGECMKTCTPVLQRSTIDCPGQVCCVLV is encoded by the exons ATGCGTTTCGCGTCACTTTTGCTTTTTACAATACTTTTGATCGTCAGCTCCGTACGTGGTTCTG ATTATTCTTCAGCAACCCGTCCTGCGGAAGCTTGCCCTAAGGAGAATTGTTTGACGCGTAATAAATGTGAACTGACTTCGAACGGGCCTGTCTGCGCAAATAAAGGTCACACCTGCTGCAGTGTTG tAAAAGACGAATTCCGAACACACTGTCGTCACCATGGAGGGGAGTGTATGAAAACATGCACTCCGGTACTACAACGTTCAACGATAGATTGTCCTGGTCAAGTATGCTGCGTCCTCGTCTGA